Proteins encoded together in one Lysinibacillus sp. FSL K6-0232 window:
- the fliH gene encoding flagellar assembly protein FliH yields MSRIIRSIYTQSNNDEVKKIEIRDMFEAMSVEEEVSSSQHQPTMEEVMAERDYLLAEARATLQAEREAFEQEKQLFLQEVELLKQSWEEERPNRVQEAYDEGFGQGYEDGINKANEAMAQSLQTANEVIIQAKENAQKYIEDQEAVILELGLTAAERIIGASLEQNHELFVSIVRRGLKEAREMKEIKIYVSPAYHALITANRDELAEMFPVDVPLMIFVNEDFESDTDCYIETNHGRIVVSIDEQLNELRLKLHDILESKE; encoded by the coding sequence TTGTCTAGAATCATCCGTTCTATTTACACACAGTCCAATAATGATGAAGTAAAAAAAATTGAGATTCGTGATATGTTTGAAGCAATGTCTGTGGAAGAAGAGGTAAGCTCTTCACAACATCAACCAACGATGGAAGAAGTAATGGCAGAACGCGATTATCTGCTTGCAGAAGCGAGAGCTACTTTACAAGCAGAGCGTGAAGCATTTGAACAAGAAAAGCAACTATTTTTGCAAGAAGTTGAGCTTTTAAAACAAAGCTGGGAAGAGGAAAGACCTAATCGGGTTCAGGAAGCTTATGATGAAGGCTTTGGGCAAGGCTATGAAGATGGCATAAACAAAGCAAATGAAGCAATGGCACAATCTCTTCAAACAGCAAATGAAGTAATTATTCAAGCGAAAGAAAATGCACAAAAATATATTGAAGATCAGGAAGCTGTTATTTTAGAGTTAGGCTTAACAGCAGCTGAGCGTATTATTGGTGCTTCTTTGGAACAAAATCATGAGTTATTTGTTTCAATTGTGCGTAGAGGACTGAAAGAAGCGAGAGAGATGAAAGAAATTAAAATTTATGTTTCTCCTGCTTATCATGCTTTAATTACGGCAAATCGAGATGAATTAGCAGAAATGTTCCCAGTCGATGTACCATTAATGATATTTGTTAATGAGGATTTTGAGAGTGATACAGATTGCTATATTGAAACAAATCATGGTCGCATTGTTGTAAGTATCGATGAGCAATTAAATGAGCTTCGATTAAAGCTACATGATATATTAGAAAGTAAGGAATGA